The following proteins come from a genomic window of Rutidosis leptorrhynchoides isolate AG116_Rl617_1_P2 chromosome 10, CSIRO_AGI_Rlap_v1, whole genome shotgun sequence:
- the LOC139872740 gene encoding uncharacterized protein — MSNIQDSGSDSDDDFSELYKEYTGPIRSNTTTTTTAVFETAKASKRSRTGSHEEDESLDPNAVPTDFTSRDAKFWDAKSKATEINWKKRKEEEMTCKLCGESTHYTQGCPSTLGANRKSQGLFTRVPARDPQVKALFTERVIKKIETDIGCKIKMEEKFIIVTAKDGPILSKGVDAVYTIKNEGDTKGESDVIVDRSKSPKGRSPVNSQRSSHSPRNALSYNQWSGRQDKVVEEHVREEFHKCPRGSPQAYGNDGGRSRSTHSKSPARPSYTSGSYSVNDNHIENRTVHRNEVFSQTLEELDLEYKRNAIVIAKVRDKEEDEENLRHREAVKELRESYMRKLVIVREMHAKQWEKFLQQDTRKRQQQARQQIPTKHNGYYDYSNAPSNPYSINIPPMDARVEYQELDNYSALRSNNNYESFQHQRHEEYGEPYNRY, encoded by the exons ATGTCTAATATACAAGATTCTGGTTCTGATTCAGATGATGATTTTAGTGAACTCTACAAGGAGTACACTGGTCCTATAAGatctaatactactactactactactgctgTATTTGAAACTGCAAAAGCAAGCAAAAGGTCTCGTACTGGTTCACATGAAGAAGATGAGTCCCTGGATCCTAATGCTGTACCCACTGATTTCACTAGCCGTGATGCTAAATTTTGGGACGCGAAATCGAAAGCGACTGAGATTAACTGGAAAAAAAGGAAGGAAGAAGAAATGACGTGTAAATTGTGTGGAGAATCTACTCATTATACTCAG GGTTGTCCGTCAACTCTTGGGGCTAATCGCAAGTCTCAAGGTTTATTTACAAGAGTTCCTGCAAGAGACCCTCAAGTGAAAGCACTTTTCACTGAGAGGGTTATTAAAAAAATTGAGACGGATATTGGGTGTAAAATTAAAATGGAGGAGAAATTTATAATCGTTACTGCTAAGGATGGACCGATATTGTCCAAGGGTGTCGATGCTGTTTATACTATTAAGAATGAGGGTGATACAAAGGGTGAATCTGATGTGATAGTTGACCGGTCAAAGTCTCCAAAAGGGAGAAGTCCTGTTAATTCTCAAAGGTCTAGTCATAGTCCAAGAAACGCTTTAAGTTATAATCAGTGGTCGGGCAGACAAGACAAAGTTGTTGAAGAACATGTGCGTGAGGAATTTCATAAGTGTCCAAGGGGATCCCCACAAG CTTATGGGAATGATGGTGGACGTAGCCGATCAACTCATTCGAAATCTCCTGCTCGCCCTTCGTACACTAGTGGTTCATATAGCGTAAACGATAATCATATCGAGAATAGGACTGTGCACAGGAATGAGGTTTTCTCTCAGACGTTGGAAGAGCTTGACTTGGAGTATAAGAGGAATGCAATTGTTATTGCAAAAGTTCGAgataaagaagaagatgaagagaaTCTCAGGCATCGTGAG GCTGTTAAGGAATTAAGAGAAAGTTACATGAGGAAATTGGTTATTGTGCGAGAAATGCATGCAAAGCAATGGGAGAAATTTCTTCAACAAGACACTAGAAAACGACAACAACAAGCTCGTCAACAGATTCCTACTAAACACAACGGTTATTATGACTACAGTAATGCCCCCTCCAATCCTTATAGTATCAATATACCTCCAATGGACGCAAGAGTAGAGTATCAAGAGCTTGACAACTATTCTGCTTTGAGGTCGAATAACAACTATGAATCCTTTCAACACCAGAGACATGAAGAATATGGGGAACCATATAATCGATATTAG
- the LOC139870029 gene encoding uncharacterized protein, whose amino-acid sequence MGVRVREKVRREKVRYASFKAGFDFKQDRYIGRLNDNDFPRLINNQLTSFMFFNYPDSWNMENIWRVFKNHGNLKDIYMVSKRLKSGQRFAFAKFGDVTNVNKLLASLESIKFDGFPIRVFRAHDRSGPNVIRNQCWGVSSRVRNDRSGDERRNEHWSNAFTDGRGFNEVAATPKSDLRYKLNFKKEDMRLKLDSRKPKDVRQKVVEEEKDIKLVAINKDKCISQVYMDCCIVAHLNNIDLVNQFETLCRAEGLYDFAIKYLGGLDILIQCSSEEMANNIMGLEGHAINKWCSSIEKLKINYWTTGGRYVWVDIKGVPVTCWNEIVFREIAGKWGRVVQLENCSITSKNQNLLSGHALIHVMELDHIHGTAKIIVDDLLLMNVSVIENHDRPIQLDVDPPPFDRNEDVQDTEKED is encoded by the coding sequence ATGGGGGTTCGTGTGAGAGAGAAAGTAAGGAGAGAGAAAGTGAGGTATGCAAGCTTCAAGGCGGGTTTCGATTTCAAGCAAGATCGATACATCGGGAGATTGAATGACAACGATTTTCCTAGATTAATCAACAACCAATTGACCTCGTTCATGTTTTTCAACTACCCCGATAGTTGGAACATGGAGAATATTTggcgtgttttcaagaatcatggcaATTTGAAAGACATCTATATGGTAAGCAAGCGACTCAAAAGTGGACAAAGGTTTGCTTTTGCTAAATTCGGTGATGTAACCAACGTAAATAAGCTGCTTGCTTCCCTGGAATCCATCAAGTTTGATGGGTTTCCGATTAGGGTTTTTAGGGCTCATGATAGATCTGGTCCTAATGTCATTCGTAATCAGTGCTGGGGAGTTTCAAGTAGGGTACGTAATGATCGTTCTGGCGATGAAAGAAGAAACGAACATTGGTCTAATGCCTTCACTGATGGTAGAGGTTTTAATGAAGTGGCTGCTACACCAAAAAGTGACTTAAGGTACAAACTCAATTTCAAAAAAGAGGATATGAGGTTAAAGTTGGATAGTAGGAAACCAAAAGATGTAAGACAGAAGGTTGTAGAAGAAGAGAAAGATATTAAGTTGGTTGCCATTAACAAAGATAAATGTATCAGTCAGGTTTATATGGACTGCTGCATCGTGGCCCATCTAAACAACATTGATCTTGTTAATCAATTTGAAACACTATGTAGAGCTGAAGGTTTGTATGATTTTGCTATCAAGTATTTAGGTGGGTTGGACATCCTAATTCAATGTAGTTCGGAAGAGATGGCGAATAACATCATGGGATTGGAAGGTCATGCTATCAACAAATGGTGTAGTAGCATCGAAAAACTCAAGATCAATTATTGGACAACCGGAGGAAGGTATGTATGGGTTGATATCAAGGGAGTTCCGGTCACGTGTTGGAATGAGATTGTGTTCAGAGAAATTGCAGGAAAGTGGGGTAGGGTTGTGCAACTTGAAAATTGCTCTATCACTTCAAAAAATCAAAACCTGTTATCTGGGCATGCTCTAATTCATGTTATGGAGTTAGATCATATCCATGGTACGGCTAAGATTATTGTCGATGATCTTTTACTGATGAATGTCTCGGTTATTGAAAATCATGATCGTCCTATACAACTAGATGTTGATCCTCCTCCTTTTGACCGGAATGAGGATGTTCAGGATACAGAGAAAGAGGACTAG
- the LOC139870030 gene encoding uncharacterized protein, giving the protein MRIPVRVELDKRGIDLHSVRCPVCDDDLESVDHSLINCKFARDVWSRVHKWWNFSSSSGLNVEVIEGKCGRSSTAIGQKIWQAVVWVCAYYLWKNRNLKVFRNESWSASVLVSEIQVKSFEWISSRIKGKSIDWSNWLVNPQIFLDL; this is encoded by the coding sequence ATGAGAATTCCGGTTCGGGTTGAGCTTGACAAAAGGGGTATCGATTTACATAGTGTCCGATGCCCCGTTTGTGATGACGATCTTGAATCGGTTGATCACTCACTTATCAATTGCAAGTTTGCTCGTGATGTTTGGTCTCGTGTTCATAAGTGGTGGAATTTTAGTTCATCTTCCGGCTTAAATGTGGAGGTTATCGAAGGAAAGTGTGGTCGCTCCTCAACCGCTATTGGTCAAAAAATATGGCAAGCCGTGGTTTGGGTGTGCGCCTACTATTTGTGGAAAAATCGTAATTTGAAGGTCTTTCGTAATGAATCTTGGAGTGCTTCGGTTCTAGTGAGTGAGATCCAAGTTAAATCGTTCGAGTGGATCTCGAGTAGAATTAAAGGAAAATCTATCGATTGGTCGAATTGGCTTGTAAATCCTCAAATTTTTTTAGATTTATAG